A genomic stretch from Nitrobacter winogradskyi Nb-255 includes:
- a CDS encoding DUF459 domain-containing protein, protein MSGPRSLLRRLTQRGPWIALAIVIATLVAAPASAQLFDFGFDRPARRGGGGGGGGWFGSDNPFFAPFQQPPQRQPQQQQQRPAENYSHAPPPEKRDTVSERNVLVLGDAMADWLAYGLEDALSETSDMGVIRKHKTVSGLIRYQPKGEPADWAAAAKAILATENPDAIVVMLGLQDRMSIREAPEKEKSGKPDDRKADVDKKEGSNTGKADEAAADSDGKPADSEQSPDETADQPAASRTKSARSPNGVAEFRSDRWVELYSRKVDNMITVLKSKGVPVFWVALPAVRGTKSTADMLFLNSLYRDAADKAGITYVDIWDGFVDEAGRYIQQGPDFEGQIRRLRSYDGVFFTKAGSRKLAHYVEREITRVMAARSGPIAIPVEPGTPDTDVKPGQPAPRPLAGPIVPLVASSFGSDRLLGGPGSHPAAIDALAARTLVRGEPLSAPAGRADDFAWPRREVGLEPAKGDPPVAAAPEGAGAASAAKPNRPRPAPSAQQAQSNGPSGSRVFSPAQAGRSQASPRPPADFGLPGFFSDLFSR, encoded by the coding sequence ATGTCCGGACCCAGATCGCTGCTTCGCCGATTGACCCAGCGCGGACCATGGATTGCGCTGGCGATTGTTATCGCCACGCTGGTCGCCGCGCCTGCGTCGGCGCAGCTTTTCGATTTCGGTTTCGACCGTCCCGCGCGCCGCGGCGGAGGTGGGGGAGGCGGAGGCTGGTTCGGCTCGGACAATCCTTTCTTCGCGCCCTTTCAACAACCGCCGCAGAGGCAACCACAACAGCAGCAGCAAAGGCCGGCCGAAAATTACTCCCACGCGCCGCCGCCTGAAAAGCGCGACACCGTGTCTGAGCGCAATGTGCTGGTTCTCGGCGACGCCATGGCCGACTGGCTCGCCTATGGCCTGGAGGATGCTCTCAGCGAAACGTCCGACATGGGCGTGATCCGCAAACACAAGACCGTGTCCGGCCTCATCCGCTATCAGCCGAAGGGTGAGCCGGCGGATTGGGCGGCCGCGGCGAAAGCCATTCTTGCGACCGAAAATCCGGATGCCATCGTGGTCATGCTCGGTCTGCAAGACCGCATGTCGATTCGCGAAGCGCCTGAGAAAGAAAAGAGCGGCAAGCCGGACGACAGGAAGGCTGACGTGGACAAGAAGGAGGGAAGCAATACCGGCAAGGCGGATGAAGCCGCCGCCGACTCTGACGGCAAGCCGGCTGATTCCGAACAATCTCCGGACGAGACCGCGGATCAGCCCGCCGCCTCAAGGACGAAAAGCGCGCGTTCGCCGAACGGGGTTGCCGAGTTCCGCAGCGATCGCTGGGTCGAACTCTACAGCAGGAAGGTCGACAACATGATCACGGTGCTCAAGTCGAAGGGCGTTCCGGTGTTCTGGGTCGCCCTGCCTGCCGTGCGCGGTACAAAATCAACCGCCGATATGCTGTTCCTCAACTCGCTTTATCGGGACGCCGCGGACAAGGCGGGCATCACCTACGTCGATATCTGGGATGGGTTCGTCGACGAGGCCGGCCGTTATATCCAGCAGGGGCCGGATTTCGAAGGCCAGATCCGCCGCCTGCGTTCATATGACGGCGTGTTCTTCACCAAGGCGGGCTCGCGCAAGCTCGCCCATTATGTCGAGCGCGAGATCACCCGCGTGATGGCGGCGCGGTCGGGGCCGATCGCGATCCCCGTCGAGCCTGGCACGCCCGACACCGACGTCAAACCGGGGCAGCCGGCGCCGCGACCGCTCGCTGGACCGATCGTGCCGTTGGTGGCTTCCTCGTTCGGGAGCGACCGGTTGCTCGGCGGTCCCGGCAGTCATCCCGCGGCGATCGACGCGCTGGCGGCGCGTACGCTGGTGAGGGGTGAACCGTTATCCGCGCCAGCCGGACGTGCCGACGATTTCGCCTGGCCGCGGCGGGAGGTCGGCCTTGAGCCGGCCAAGGGCGATCCGCCGGTCGCGGCGGCGCCGGAAGGCGCGGGCGCGGCTTCCGCAGCGAAGCCGAACAGGCCGCGACCTGCTCCTTCCGCTCAGCAAGCGCAGTCGAACGGACCATCGGGGTCTCGCGTTTTTTCGCCAGCGCAGGCGGGACGATCTCAGGCGTCGCCACGTCCACCGGCTGATTTCGGACTGCCGGGATTCTTCTCGGACCTGTTTTCGCGATAG
- the serA gene encoding phosphoglycerate dehydrogenase, translating into MTKPKVLISDALSPAAVQIFKDRGIEVDFQPALGKDKDKLAEIIGDYDGLAIRSATKVTAKILANARKLKVVGRAGIGVDNVEIPAATAKGVIVMNTPFGNSITTAEHAITLMLALAREIPAADASTQAGKWEKNRFMGVEITGKTLGVIGCGNIGSIVADRALGLKMKVVAFDPFLSPERARDIGVEKVELDDLFKRADFITLHTPLTDKTRNIIDADAIAGMKKGVRIINCARGGLVDEQALADALNTKQVAGAAFDVFVEEPATGNVLFGHPNVICTPHLGASTTEAQENVALQVAEQMSDYLLTGAITNALNFPSITAEEAPKLKPFVELAEKLGSFAGQLTETGISKVTITYEGQVAEMKIKALTSAALSGLLRPMLGDVNVVSAPVVAKERGMVVDEVVRAAQSDYESLITVTVFTERQERSVSGTVYADGHPRLVDIKGIRVDAEFGKSMIYVTNEDRPGFIGKFASLLGDAGVNIATFNLGRHSQGGDAIALVEVDGSVPENVLAKVQALPQVRQAKALTF; encoded by the coding sequence ATGACCAAACCGAAAGTTCTCATCTCTGACGCTCTCAGCCCCGCCGCCGTGCAGATTTTCAAGGATCGCGGCATCGAGGTCGATTTCCAGCCCGCGCTCGGCAAGGACAAGGACAAGCTCGCCGAGATCATCGGCGACTATGACGGCCTCGCCATCCGTTCGGCCACAAAGGTGACCGCGAAGATTCTCGCCAACGCGAGGAAGCTGAAGGTGGTGGGACGTGCGGGCATCGGGGTCGACAACGTCGAGATTCCGGCCGCGACCGCCAAGGGCGTCATCGTGATGAACACGCCTTTCGGAAATTCGATCACGACCGCCGAGCACGCGATTACCTTGATGCTGGCGCTGGCGCGCGAAATCCCGGCCGCTGATGCCTCGACCCAGGCCGGCAAGTGGGAGAAGAACCGCTTCATGGGCGTGGAGATCACGGGCAAAACGCTCGGCGTGATCGGTTGCGGCAACATCGGCTCGATCGTCGCGGACCGCGCGCTCGGTCTGAAGATGAAGGTGGTCGCGTTCGATCCGTTCCTGTCGCCGGAGCGGGCCAGGGATATCGGCGTGGAGAAGGTCGAACTCGATGACCTGTTCAAGCGCGCCGACTTCATCACGCTGCACACGCCGCTCACCGACAAGACCCGCAACATCATCGACGCCGACGCCATCGCCGGGATGAAGAAAGGCGTGCGCATCATCAACTGCGCGCGCGGCGGTCTGGTCGATGAACAGGCGCTGGCCGACGCGCTCAACACCAAGCAGGTGGCGGGCGCGGCGTTCGACGTGTTCGTCGAGGAGCCGGCGACCGGGAACGTGCTGTTCGGCCATCCCAACGTGATCTGCACCCCGCATCTCGGCGCTTCCACCACGGAAGCACAGGAGAATGTCGCGCTTCAGGTTGCCGAACAGATGTCGGACTATCTGCTCACCGGCGCGATCACCAATGCTCTCAACTTCCCCTCGATCACGGCGGAAGAAGCTCCGAAGCTGAAGCCGTTCGTCGAGCTTGCGGAAAAGCTCGGCTCCTTCGCGGGCCAGCTTACCGAGACTGGCATATCCAAGGTGACGATCACCTATGAGGGACAGGTCGCCGAAATGAAAATCAAGGCGCTTACGTCTGCGGCCCTGTCGGGCCTGCTGCGGCCGATGCTGGGCGATGTCAATGTGGTGTCGGCGCCGGTCGTCGCCAAGGAGCGCGGCATGGTGGTGGACGAGGTCGTGCGCGCCGCGCAGAGCGACTACGAAAGCCTGATCACCGTCACCGTCTTTACGGAACGGCAGGAGCGTTCGGTGTCGGGAACGGTATACGCCGATGGCCATCCGCGCCTCGTCGACATCAAGGGCATCCGCGTCGATGCCGAGTTCGGCAAGTCGATGATCTACGTCACCAACGAGGACAGGCCGGGCTTCATCGGCAAGTTCGCCTCGCTGCTGGGCGATGCGGGCGTCAACATCGCGACCTTCAACCTCGGCCGTCACAGCCAGGGTGGCGACGCCATCGCGCTGGTCGAGGTCGACGGCAGCGTGCCGGAGAACGTTCTCGCCAAGGTGCAGGCGTTGCCGCAGGTCAGGCAGGCCAAGGCGCTGACGTTCTGA
- a CDS encoding DUF4112 domain-containing protein, with protein MKSMPNDDLFSRDNAGARRSARAKIIDQDGREVHGDPPGADGFQTGPFGAFQHGASGFEFAAAFQPLTREQRLARLDAIAKLLDVAFVVPGTKVRYGIDGLIGLVPVIGDLITTAFSLWLVREARALGAPWHITARMLSNVAVDGVVGLVPVAGDAFDVMFRANMRNVRMFKRWLDRQPR; from the coding sequence ATGAAATCCATGCCGAACGACGACTTGTTTTCGCGTGATAACGCCGGAGCCCGGCGATCCGCGCGTGCAAAGATCATCGATCAGGACGGTCGCGAGGTTCATGGCGACCCTCCGGGTGCCGATGGATTCCAGACCGGACCTTTCGGGGCGTTTCAGCACGGCGCTTCCGGCTTTGAGTTCGCCGCTGCGTTCCAGCCGCTCACCCGCGAGCAGCGGCTGGCGCGGCTGGATGCGATCGCAAAGCTGCTTGATGTTGCCTTCGTCGTGCCGGGAACGAAAGTCCGTTACGGCATCGACGGCCTGATAGGGCTGGTGCCGGTAATCGGCGACCTCATCACCACGGCGTTCTCGCTATGGCTGGTGCGCGAAGCGCGGGCGCTTGGCGCGCCTTGGCACATCACCGCGCGGATGCTGAGCAACGTCGCGGTCGACGGGGTGGTCGGATTAGTGCCTGTGGCCGGCGATGCCTTCGACGTGATGTTCCGGGCTAACATGCGTAACGTGCGGATGTTCAAGCGCTGGCTCGACCGGCAGCCGCGTTAG
- a CDS encoding lytic murein transglycosylase, which yields MAAVVALAVLAPPGEARAQASNGNGIQGFLDNIFTGSIANDGQSASLAPRGGSEQTPSPPKRPASSAATAWSGEDGASGHPLMTAAAIRQAAANFSNCVAAMWPDAARRHITRENFERFTAGLSPDLRIMDLMDSQPEFTKAIWDYLDILVKDARLARGREILATYKPQFDAVEKAYGVDRYAIAAIWGIESNYSTQMGDRSVLQSTATLACVGRRQKYFRDEFLAALEILNRGDLRPEQLRGSWAGAFGPTQFMPTAFKRYAVDGDGDGRRDVVDNPADLIASTANNLKKDGWQTGRTWGYEVVVPNDFNYMLADRAKAMTLAQWEQLGIRRAGNKAFPYSADRAYLLAPAGAGGPGFLMLQNFRVFMKYNPAEAYALAIGHFADRLRGGSPFVQPWPRQERVLSRAERLELQQLLARRGFYRGTPDGQIGSRTREALRGFQASVGAPADGFASSDVLERLRRR from the coding sequence ATGGCGGCCGTCGTAGCGCTTGCGGTGCTTGCGCCGCCGGGCGAGGCGCGCGCGCAGGCATCGAACGGCAACGGCATCCAGGGCTTCCTGGACAACATCTTCACGGGCTCCATCGCGAATGACGGACAAAGCGCGTCGCTCGCGCCGCGGGGCGGATCGGAGCAGACGCCCTCTCCGCCGAAACGGCCGGCGAGTTCGGCCGCCACGGCCTGGAGCGGCGAGGACGGCGCCTCCGGTCATCCGCTGATGACCGCCGCCGCGATTCGTCAGGCGGCGGCGAATTTCTCGAACTGCGTCGCGGCGATGTGGCCCGATGCGGCGCGGCGGCACATCACCCGCGAGAATTTCGAGCGCTTCACGGCGGGATTGTCGCCTGATCTCCGCATCATGGACCTGATGGATTCGCAGCCGGAGTTCACCAAGGCGATCTGGGATTACCTCGATATTCTGGTCAAGGATGCGCGTCTTGCGCGCGGCCGCGAAATTCTCGCCACCTACAAGCCGCAGTTCGACGCCGTCGAGAAGGCCTATGGCGTCGATCGTTACGCGATCGCGGCGATCTGGGGCATCGAATCAAACTATTCGACGCAGATGGGCGACCGCAGCGTGCTGCAATCGACGGCGACGCTGGCATGTGTCGGACGCCGCCAGAAATACTTCCGGGACGAGTTTCTGGCCGCGCTCGAGATCCTCAATCGTGGCGATCTGCGGCCGGAACAGTTGCGCGGCTCATGGGCGGGCGCGTTCGGCCCGACGCAGTTCATGCCGACGGCGTTCAAGCGTTACGCGGTTGATGGTGACGGCGACGGCCGTCGCGACGTGGTCGACAATCCCGCCGATCTGATCGCATCCACCGCCAACAACCTGAAGAAGGACGGTTGGCAGACCGGCAGGACCTGGGGATACGAGGTGGTCGTGCCCAATGACTTCAACTACATGCTGGCGGACCGCGCCAAGGCGATGACGCTCGCGCAATGGGAGCAGCTCGGCATCCGGCGCGCGGGCAACAAGGCCTTTCCGTATTCCGCCGACCGCGCCTATCTGCTCGCGCCCGCAGGCGCCGGAGGACCGGGTTTCCTGATGTTGCAGAATTTCCGGGTCTTCATGAAGTACAATCCGGCGGAAGCCTATGCGCTGGCGATCGGCCACTTCGCCGACCGGTTGCGCGGCGGGAGCCCCTTCGTGCAGCCATGGCCGCGGCAGGAGCGGGTGCTGTCCCGTGCCGAGCGGCTCGAGTTGCAGCAGCTTCTGGCGCGGCGGGGTTTCTATCGCGGAACTCCGGACGGACAGATCGGCAGCCGGACACGGGAGGCGCTGCGCGGCTTCCAGGCTTCCGTCGGGGCGCCTGCCGATGGTTTCGCATCGTCCGACGTGCTGGAGCGGCTGCGGCGGCGGTAG
- a CDS encoding DUF7662 domain-containing protein: MPDFDALRDYLKQQTQAEFVLSFAQIEQIIDDDLPRAAQRASWWDTARAPEQRMPQREACIAAGYVATRLGEGVRFRRADAKRPRFR, from the coding sequence GTGCCGGACTTTGATGCATTGCGCGATTACCTGAAGCAACAGACGCAGGCCGAATTCGTGCTGAGCTTCGCGCAGATCGAGCAGATCATCGACGACGATCTCCCGCGCGCGGCGCAGCGCGCCTCGTGGTGGGATACAGCGCGCGCGCCCGAACAACGAATGCCGCAACGCGAAGCCTGCATAGCGGCCGGTTATGTCGCGACGCGCCTCGGCGAAGGCGTCCGATTCCGTCGCGCGGACGCAAAACGGCCGCGCTTCAGGTAG
- a CDS encoding phosphoserine transaminase — translation MTVAKPASRPDVPHFSSGPCAKRPGWTPQNLKDAALGRSHRAKIGKARLKLAIDLTREVLEIPADYRIGIVPASDTGAVEMALWSLLGARPVTAIAWESFGEGWITDVIKQLKLKDVTKLTAGYGEIPDLAKADPSSDIVFTWNGTTSGVRVPNADWISAAREGLTICDATSAAFAQPLDWAKLDVVTFSWQKALGGEAAHGMLILSPRAVARLESYTPPWPMPKIFRMTKGGKLIDGIFAGETINTPSMLCVEDYLDALNWARSVGGLKGMIARADANTRVLSDWVAKTPWIDFLAADPAIRSNTSVCLKVVDPAITSLSADAQADFAKKLVAAIEKEGAGYDFGYYRDAPPGLRIWCGATVEASNVALLTEWIDWAFAETKASLAKAA, via the coding sequence ATGACCGTTGCGAAGCCCGCTTCGCGGCCCGATGTGCCGCATTTTTCTTCCGGCCCTTGCGCCAAGCGCCCCGGCTGGACCCCCCAAAATCTCAAGGACGCAGCTCTCGGCCGTTCGCATCGTGCGAAGATAGGCAAGGCGCGCCTGAAACTCGCGATCGATCTGACGCGCGAGGTTCTGGAGATTCCGGCCGACTACAGGATCGGCATCGTTCCGGCGTCCGACACCGGCGCGGTCGAGATGGCCTTATGGTCGCTGCTCGGCGCGCGCCCGGTGACGGCGATCGCCTGGGAGTCTTTCGGCGAGGGCTGGATCACCGATGTCATCAAGCAGCTCAAGCTGAAGGACGTCACCAAGCTCACCGCGGGTTATGGCGAGATTCCCGATCTCGCCAAGGCCGATCCTTCCTCCGATATCGTTTTCACCTGGAACGGAACCACGTCCGGCGTACGCGTGCCGAATGCCGACTGGATCAGCGCCGCGCGTGAGGGTCTTACGATTTGCGACGCGACTTCGGCCGCTTTCGCGCAGCCGCTGGATTGGGCCAAGCTCGACGTCGTGACCTTCTCCTGGCAGAAGGCGCTGGGCGGCGAGGCGGCGCATGGCATGTTAATCCTGAGTCCGCGCGCCGTGGCCCGGCTTGAGAGCTACACGCCGCCGTGGCCGATGCCGAAGATTTTCCGCATGACCAAGGGCGGCAAGCTGATCGACGGCATCTTCGCTGGCGAGACCATCAACACGCCATCGATGCTGTGCGTCGAGGACTATCTTGATGCGCTGAACTGGGCCAGGTCGGTCGGCGGCCTCAAGGGCATGATCGCGCGCGCCGACGCCAACACCAGGGTGTTGAGCGACTGGGTTGCGAAGACGCCGTGGATCGATTTCCTCGCGGCCGATCCGGCGATCCGCTCCAACACATCGGTCTGCCTGAAGGTTGTCGATCCCGCGATCACATCCTTGTCCGCGGACGCGCAAGCTGATTTCGCCAAGAAGCTCGTCGCCGCGATTGAGAAAGAAGGCGCGGGGTACGATTTTGGTTACTACCGCGACGCGCCGCCCGGCCTGCGCATCTGGTGCGGCGCTACGGTGGAAGCCAGCAATGTCGCGCTGCTGACTGAATGGATTGACTGGGCCTTCGCCGAGACCAAGGCCTCGCTTGCGAAAGCGGCGTAG
- a CDS encoding S10 family peptidase codes for MRRLMIRKACAGAALLAMLAPAAAYAREAAPAAPSHPAETTPAGPRNDGDQPSATADHHRLPPESTTRHKLVLPDRTLAFAATAGAIRVFDDKGEPQADIATTAYQLDGADPRSRPVTFVFNGGPGASSAWLQFGSNGPWRIAMDRAIASPSVPLPLEPNAETWLDFTDLVFIDPLGTGYSRMVARGDDAQKRFFTVDGDVAAIALVIRRWLEKADRMQSPKFIAGESYGGIRGPKIARNLQTRQGVAVKGLILISPALDFSDVLGTGLTRFVASLPSMAATARGKEKGGTLTRADMADAEAYARGEFLTDLVKGQADAAATRRLADRFAALTGIDRAESRRLAGRFDVSEFRRAFDRDGGKVTGRYDASVLGFDPYPDSSASDFNDPSEGPLLTSLTSAAFELHARKLNWRPTGSYELLSRTVNRKWDFGKNRSSVESMSDIRELLAADPQFRLLVAHGLFDLATPYFASQIRLDQLPTFGSRDRIRLVVYPGGHMFYSHDFSRRSLRDEARALMK; via the coding sequence ATGCGCCGCCTGATGATACGCAAGGCCTGCGCCGGAGCCGCGCTGCTGGCGATGCTGGCTCCCGCCGCCGCTTACGCGCGCGAGGCGGCGCCGGCCGCGCCATCGCACCCCGCGGAAACCACCCCCGCCGGACCGCGAAACGACGGCGACCAGCCTTCGGCGACCGCCGACCATCACCGGCTGCCGCCGGAGTCCACCACCCGGCACAAGCTCGTCCTGCCGGACCGCACGCTGGCCTTCGCCGCGACGGCGGGCGCGATTCGCGTCTTTGACGACAAAGGCGAACCGCAGGCGGACATCGCCACCACAGCCTATCAGCTCGACGGCGCCGATCCCCGCAGCCGCCCCGTGACCTTCGTTTTTAATGGCGGTCCGGGCGCCTCTTCGGCGTGGCTGCAATTCGGCAGCAACGGCCCCTGGCGCATCGCGATGGACCGCGCGATCGCCAGCCCTTCCGTTCCCCTGCCGCTGGAGCCGAACGCGGAAACCTGGCTCGACTTCACCGATCTCGTTTTCATCGATCCGCTGGGCACCGGCTACAGCCGCATGGTGGCGCGCGGCGACGACGCCCAGAAACGCTTCTTCACCGTCGACGGCGATGTGGCGGCGATAGCGCTGGTGATTCGCCGCTGGCTGGAGAAAGCCGACCGGATGCAGTCGCCGAAATTCATCGCCGGCGAAAGCTACGGCGGCATTCGCGGACCGAAGATCGCGCGCAATCTGCAGACCCGGCAGGGCGTCGCCGTCAAGGGTCTGATTCTGATCTCGCCGGCGCTCGATTTCAGCGACGTGCTGGGCACGGGGTTGACCCGGTTCGTGGCGAGCCTGCCGAGCATGGCGGCTACCGCACGCGGGAAGGAGAAAGGCGGAACACTGACCCGGGCCGACATGGCCGATGCCGAAGCCTACGCACGCGGCGAATTCCTGACCGATCTCGTCAAGGGCCAGGCTGATGCGGCGGCAACACGGCGGCTTGCCGACCGCTTCGCCGCGCTGACGGGGATCGATCGGGCGGAGAGCCGCCGCCTCGCCGGACGATTCGACGTCAGCGAATTCCGCCGCGCCTTCGACCGCGACGGCGGCAAGGTCACGGGACGCTATGATGCCTCGGTGCTGGGGTTCGATCCCTACCCGGATTCAAGCGCCAGCGATTTCAACGATCCCTCGGAAGGGCCGCTGCTGACCTCGCTGACATCGGCGGCGTTCGAGCTCCATGCGCGCAAGCTGAACTGGCGGCCGACCGGCTCCTATGAACTGCTCAGCCGTACCGTCAACCGCAAATGGGATTTCGGCAAGAACCGGTCATCCGTGGAGTCGATGTCCGATATCCGCGAACTGCTCGCCGCGGACCCGCAATTCAGGCTACTCGTCGCGCATGGATTATTCGACCTCGCGACACCTTATTTCGCCTCCCAGATCCGTCTCGATCAATTGCCGACCTTCGGCTCGCGCGATCGCATCAGGCTTGTGGTCTATCCCGGCGGCCACATGTTCTATTCGCACGACTTCTCGCGTCGGTCGTTGCGCGACGAGGCGCGCGCGCTGATGAAGTGA
- the msrB gene encoding peptide-methionine (R)-S-oxide reductase MsrB, with product MRDSKAIPAKITKSDSEWRKELTPMQYAVLREKATEPPFSGEYEHERRGGTYVCAGCGQTLFESDAKFDSGCGWPSFTVPAVENHIDEERDISHGMVRTEVLCSRCNGHLGHVFNDGPEPTGLRYCINSAALKLEPK from the coding sequence ATGCGCGACAGCAAGGCGATCCCGGCCAAAATCACCAAGAGCGACAGCGAATGGCGCAAGGAACTGACGCCGATGCAATATGCGGTCCTGCGCGAAAAAGCCACCGAGCCGCCATTCTCAGGCGAGTACGAACACGAGCGCCGCGGCGGCACCTATGTCTGCGCCGGCTGTGGACAGACGCTGTTCGAATCCGACGCCAAATTCGATTCAGGATGCGGCTGGCCGAGTTTCACCGTGCCCGCGGTCGAAAACCACATCGATGAGGAGCGCGACATCAGCCACGGCATGGTCCGCACCGAGGTGCTATGCTCAAGGTGCAACGGCCACCTCGGCCATGTCTTCAATGATGGTCCCGAGCCCACAGGTCTGCGTTACTGCATCAATTCGGCGGCCCTTAAGCTCGAGCCCAAGTAA
- a CDS encoding UTP--glucose-1-phosphate uridylyltransferase — MKIRKAVFPVAGLGTRVLPATKAMPKEMLTIVDRPLIQYVFDEAREAGIEHFIFVTGRNKSAIEDHFDRQFELDETLKTRGKHAEINLLAQFQPEAGAVSFTRQQAPLGLGHAVWCARDIVGHEPFAVVLPDELVLNTPGCLKQMMQAAANLGPKSNIVAVEAVPDDMTHNYGICGVGKRSDRTFEIDGMVEKPPKGTAPSNLSITGRYILQPEIFEILANQERGAGGEIQLTDAMIGLSKSQAFHGLEFAGERHDCGSRAGFLRANLAFGMARPDLREGLRAEMKKYLGT, encoded by the coding sequence ATGAAAATCCGCAAAGCCGTCTTTCCGGTCGCGGGGCTCGGCACCCGCGTTCTCCCTGCCACCAAGGCGATGCCGAAGGAGATGCTTACGATCGTCGACCGCCCGTTGATCCAGTACGTGTTCGACGAGGCCAGGGAAGCCGGCATAGAGCACTTCATTTTCGTGACCGGCCGCAACAAGAGCGCAATCGAGGATCACTTCGACCGCCAGTTCGAACTGGACGAAACACTGAAGACGCGCGGCAAGCACGCAGAGATCAACCTGCTGGCGCAATTCCAGCCCGAGGCCGGCGCGGTGAGTTTTACCCGGCAACAAGCGCCGCTCGGGCTTGGCCACGCGGTATGGTGCGCCCGCGACATCGTAGGCCATGAGCCGTTCGCGGTGGTGTTGCCGGACGAACTGGTGCTGAACACGCCGGGCTGCCTCAAGCAGATGATGCAGGCGGCTGCGAATCTGGGACCGAAATCCAACATTGTCGCGGTGGAAGCGGTGCCCGATGACATGACCCACAACTACGGCATCTGCGGTGTGGGCAAGCGCAGCGACCGCACTTTCGAGATCGACGGCATGGTGGAGAAGCCGCCGAAAGGCACGGCCCCCTCGAATCTTTCGATTACCGGCCGCTACATTCTTCAGCCCGAGATATTCGAGATTCTCGCAAACCAGGAACGCGGCGCCGGCGGCGAAATCCAGCTCACCGACGCCATGATCGGCCTGTCGAAATCGCAAGCCTTCCACGGCCTCGAATTCGCCGGCGAGCGCCACGATTGCGGATCGCGCGCGGGCTTCCTGCGCGCCAATCTCGCTTTCGGGATGGCGCGTCCCGATCTACGCGAAGGCTTGCGCGCGGAGATGAAGAAGTATCTCGGGACGTGA
- a CDS encoding adenylosuccinate synthase — protein MTNVVVVGAQWGDEGKGKIVDWLSEQADIVVRFQGGHNAGHTLVIDGNTYKLALLPSGVVRSSKLSVIGNGVVFDPQAFVNEVEKLKEQGVKVGPDNLRVAENVTLILPLHRELDSLRENASAATAIGTTQRGIGPAYEDKVGRRAIRLMDLADPQTLPHKIERLLAHHNALRRGHGIAEVDSGALLRDLAAIAPRVLPYADSVWNLLDHKRREGKRILFEGAQGALLDVDHGTYPYVTSSNTVAAQAATGTGMGPSALGYVLGICKAYTTRVGQGPFPTELNDEIGELIGQRGKEFGVNTGRKRRCGWFDAMLVRQTVRTSGIHGLALTKLDILDGFDTIQVCTGYRLDGKEIDHLPAGEGAQARIEPVYETVEGWKEPTANARSWADLPAQAIKYVRRIEELVGCPVALLSTSPEREDTILVQNPFEA, from the coding sequence ATGACCAATGTTGTCGTCGTCGGCGCCCAATGGGGCGACGAAGGAAAGGGCAAGATCGTCGACTGGCTGTCGGAGCAGGCGGATATCGTCGTTCGTTTTCAGGGCGGCCATAATGCCGGTCATACGCTCGTGATCGATGGCAATACCTACAAGCTGGCGTTGCTGCCATCGGGGGTCGTCCGCTCGTCGAAGCTGTCGGTCATCGGCAACGGCGTCGTGTTCGATCCGCAAGCCTTCGTCAACGAGGTCGAGAAGCTGAAAGAGCAGGGCGTCAAGGTCGGCCCCGACAACCTGCGCGTTGCCGAGAACGTGACGCTGATCCTGCCGCTTCATCGCGAACTGGACTCCTTGCGCGAGAACGCGAGCGCGGCGACGGCGATCGGCACCACCCAGCGCGGCATCGGTCCGGCCTACGAGGACAAGGTCGGCCGCCGCGCCATCCGCCTGATGGACCTCGCCGACCCGCAGACCCTGCCGCACAAGATCGAGCGGCTGCTCGCCCATCACAACGCGCTGCGCCGTGGCCACGGCATCGCGGAAGTGGATAGCGGCGCGCTGCTCAGGGATCTCGCCGCAATTGCGCCGCGGGTGCTGCCCTATGCTGACAGCGTGTGGAATCTGCTGGATCACAAACGCCGCGAGGGCAAGCGTATCCTGTTTGAAGGCGCGCAAGGCGCTTTGCTCGACGTCGATCACGGCACCTATCCTTACGTTACCTCCTCCAACACCGTCGCAGCCCAGGCCGCCACCGGCACCGGCATGGGACCGAGCGCGCTCGGCTACGTTCTCGGTATCTGCAAGGCCTACACCACGCGTGTCGGTCAGGGGCCGTTTCCGACCGAACTCAACGACGAGATCGGTGAACTGATCGGTCAGCGCGGAAAGGAATTCGGCGTCAACACCGGCCGCAAACGGCGCTGTGGCTGGTTCGACGCCATGCTGGTGCGGCAGACCGTGCGGACCAGCGGCATCCACGGCCTGGCGCTGACCAAGCTCGATATTCTCGACGGTTTTGACACGATCCAGGTTTGCACAGGCTACCGTCTCGACGGCAAGGAGATCGATCATCTGCCGGCGGGAGAAGGGGCGCAGGCGCGCATTGAGCCGGTCTATGAAACGGTCGAGGGCTGGAAGGAGCCGACGGCCAACGCGCGCTCATGGGCGGACCTGCCGGCTCAGGCTATCAAATACGTTCGCCGGATTGAGGAGTTGGTGGGATGCCCGGTCGCCCTGCTGTCCACCAGCCCGGAGCGTGAAGATACTATTCTGGTCCAGAATCCATTCGAGGCTTAA